From Caviibacter abscessus, one genomic window encodes:
- a CDS encoding 2'-5' RNA ligase family protein: MKELLIFIYIFFTFNLFSNTNYNVYVKFDKNTENIVSDISKNLEKVGIKSLYSDGYLIHLTLYLTEYKKEALNDIIKEIDLIAKETSPFEIDFYQIRKTGGNWLMLDAIKSDKLSTLSNLIANKLIPLRALDAKVPNWAVSIPEKSEAFKKFGSPNVYENFDPHITLLTPQDPEKLQKFLDNYKLNKFKAKITGIGIAQVNDLGQAKHEIYFIKF; encoded by the coding sequence ATGAAAGAATTATTAATATTTATATATATTTTTTTCACATTTAATTTATTTTCAAATACTAATTACAATGTTTATGTTAAATTTGATAAAAATACTGAAAATATTGTTTCTGATATATCAAAAAATTTAGAAAAAGTAGGAATTAAAAGTCTTTATTCAGATGGATATTTGATTCATCTTACGCTTTACCTTACTGAATATAAAAAAGAAGCTTTAAATGATATAATAAAAGAAATAGATTTAATTGCTAAAGAAACAAGTCCATTTGAAATTGATTTTTATCAAATAAGAAAAACTGGAGGCAATTGGCTTATGCTTGATGCCATTAAATCAGACAAACTTTCAACATTATCTAATTTAATTGCAAATAAACTTATACCACTTAGAGCATTAGATGCTAAAGTTCCAAATTGGGCAGTATCAATACCTGAAAAGTCTGAAGCATTTAAAAAATTTGGATCTCCTAATGTATATGAAAATTTTGATCCACATATAACACTTTTAACGCCACAAGATCCTGAAAAATTACAAAAATTTTTGGATAATTATAAGCTAAATAAGTTTAAAGCTAAAATAACTGGAATAGGTATTGCTCAGGTTAATGACCTAGGACAAGCCAAACATGAAATATATTTTATAAAATTTTAG
- the aphA gene encoding acid phosphatase AphA: protein MKNFIKLLLVISIASLSFSYGPKVPYTHTGFYSTEQTQKAVHFVSVEDIKKSLEDTKPINVSFDIDDTLLFSSQYFQYGSQHYQIPNHPKGQISYLYNQKYWDYVAQQGDEHSIPKKSTMKIIKMHLDRGDKIFFITGRTGHSKQKNYTSTKLSKTLQRYFNIPYEVYVNYTGDTPMPGFKYDKSYYIKKHNVSIHYGDSDDDILAAREVGIRGIRVQRPYNSTNPQKMNGGYGEEVVINSAW from the coding sequence ATGAAGAATTTTATCAAACTTTTATTAGTAATCTCGATTGCTAGTTTATCATTTTCATATGGTCCAAAAGTGCCATATACTCACACAGGATTTTATTCTACTGAACAAACACAAAAAGCTGTACATTTTGTTTCTGTTGAAGATATAAAGAAAAGTCTTGAAGATACCAAACCTATAAATGTTAGTTTTGATATTGATGATACTTTATTATTTTCTAGCCAATATTTCCAATATGGAAGTCAACATTATCAGATTCCTAACCATCCTAAAGGTCAAATAAGCTATTTATATAATCAAAAATATTGGGATTATGTAGCTCAACAAGGCGATGAACATTCAATACCTAAAAAATCTACTATGAAGATAATTAAAATGCATTTAGATAGAGGAGATAAAATTTTCTTCATTACAGGTAGAACAGGACATTCAAAACAAAAGAATTATACTTCTACAAAATTATCAAAAACATTACAAAGATATTTCAATATCCCATATGAAGTTTACGTTAATTATACAGGTGACACTCCTATGCCAGGATTTAAATATGATAAATCATATTATATAAAAAAACATAATGTTTCTATTCATTATGGAGACTCTGATGACGATATATTAGCTGCTAGAGAAGTTGGCATTCGTGGCATACGTGTACAAAGACCTTATAATTCAACTAATCCACAAAAAATGAACGGTGGATATGGAGAAGAAGTTGTAATTAATTCAGCTTGGTAA
- a CDS encoding YbaB/EbfC family nucleoid-associated protein — translation MVRKLKSSTSSNSQVDIIKRAKQMQEAMLEIQEGLKDKFVETSVAGGQISIKVNGQKEIVDLKIGMDIINEACEEKDSTELSSLILSAVNEALTKAEEMAEKEMETVTGGVKIPGLF, via the coding sequence ATGGTTAGAAAATTAAAAAGTTCAACTTCTTCTAATAGTCAAGTTGATATTATTAAAAGAGCTAAACAAATGCAAGAAGCAATGCTGGAAATTCAAGAAGGATTAAAAGATAAATTCGTTGAAACTTCTGTTGCTGGTGGGCAAATATCTATAAAAGTTAATGGTCAAAAGGAAATTGTAGATCTTAAAATAGGAATGGATATAATAAACGAAGCTTGCGAAGAAAAAGATTCAACTGAATTATCAAGTTTAATTCTTTCTGCTGTAAATGAGGCTTTAACTAAAGCTGAAGAAATGGCAGAAAAAGAAATGGAAACTGTTACAGGTGGAGTTAAAATTCCAGGTTTATTTTAA
- a CDS encoding nitroreductase family protein, translated as MKEIFNRRSIREFTNEKIDENIIKEILRAGIAAPSAHKKEPRKFYVIENKEILSQFFQKHPYARALETATLAILVCGDKQKDTNLTFLIQDCSASLQNMALMATHYDLGSVWMGILDNENAESITREIINLPENLIPISIMAFGHKAISLRPHISYKEEMVEWIK; from the coding sequence ATGAAAGAAATTTTTAATAGAAGAAGTATAAGAGAATTTACAAATGAAAAAATTGATGAAAATATTATAAAGGAAATATTACGTGCAGGAATTGCAGCCCCATCAGCCCATAAAAAAGAACCACGTAAATTTTATGTTATTGAAAACAAAGAAATATTATCACAATTTTTCCAAAAACATCCCTATGCAAGAGCACTTGAAACAGCAACATTAGCTATACTTGTCTGTGGAGACAAACAAAAAGACACAAACTTAACATTTTTAATCCAAGATTGCAGTGCTTCATTACAAAACATGGCACTTATGGCAACACATTATGATTTAGGTTCTGTATGGATGGGTATTCTTGATAATGAAAATGCTGAAAGTATAACAAGAGAAATAATAAATTTACCAGAAAACTTAATTCCTATTTCTATTATGGCTTTTGGTCATAAAGCAATCAGCCTAAGACCTCATATTTCATACAAGGAAGAAATGGTTGAATGGATTAAATAA
- the gyrB gene encoding DNA topoisomerase (ATP-hydrolyzing) subunit B, translated as MSEKKYGSDDITVLEGLEAVRKRPGMYIGTTSSRGLHHLIWEIVDNSIDEALAGYCNTIKIRMLPDNYIEVIDNGRGIPIDMHKTGKSTIEVVLTILHAGGKFSDKNYTYSGGLHGVGISVVNALSTDLIVTVTRDGKVVRQNFSKGKAISECEQIGVANENEHGTTIKFRPDEDIFESILFEYSILESRLRELAYLNTGLKIILTDERDDESVKKEEYYYDGGIKDFVNELVEDEKAVSPVIYMNDRVMISDKTIDENGNEINAKFVEVEIAMTYKNSQATVEYSFVNNINTYDGGTHVQGFRTSLTRTMNDIAKQLNLVKDKKDENLQGSDVREGLVSIINIKFPEPQFESQTKSKLGSSEATSAVSSVVSSKLKMYLEDHPKEAQLMIEKMLLSKKAREAAKQARSMILKKNGLEISPLPGKLADCSSKIPDECEIYIVEGDSAGGSAKQGRDRKFQAILPLRGKILNVEKAGMHKILENAEIKSMITAFGTNIGDKFDIEKLNYGKIIIMTDADVDGAHIRTLMLTFFFRYLRELINDGHVYIAQPPLYKIQVGKSIKYAYSDDELRNVTQVLEKENRRYAIQRYKGLGEMNPEQLWETTMDPATRTLLKVTLEDASYADKMFNVLMGDKVEPRRQFIEEHANYVRNLDI; from the coding sequence ATGTCAGAAAAAAAATATGGATCAGATGACATAACGGTTTTAGAAGGATTAGAGGCTGTTAGAAAAAGACCTGGAATGTATATAGGAACAACATCATCTAGAGGTTTACATCATTTAATATGGGAAATTGTAGACAATAGTATTGATGAAGCATTAGCAGGATACTGTAATACTATAAAAATAAGAATGTTACCCGACAATTATATTGAAGTTATAGATAATGGACGTGGAATACCAATAGATATGCACAAAACAGGTAAATCAACAATTGAAGTAGTTTTAACAATACTACATGCGGGAGGTAAGTTTAGTGATAAAAACTATACTTATTCAGGAGGACTTCATGGTGTAGGTATATCTGTTGTTAATGCGTTATCAACAGATTTAATTGTTACTGTTACAAGAGATGGTAAAGTTGTAAGACAAAACTTTTCAAAAGGTAAGGCTATAAGTGAATGTGAACAAATAGGAGTTGCAAATGAAAATGAACATGGAACGACTATAAAATTTAGACCAGATGAAGATATATTTGAAAGTATATTATTTGAATATAGTATTTTAGAGTCAAGATTAAGAGAGCTTGCTTATTTAAATACAGGTCTTAAAATTATTTTAACAGATGAAAGAGATGACGAAAGTGTAAAAAAAGAAGAATATTACTATGATGGTGGTATAAAAGACTTTGTTAATGAATTAGTCGAAGATGAGAAAGCGGTTTCACCAGTAATTTATATGAATGATAGAGTAATGATATCAGATAAGACAATTGATGAAAATGGAAATGAAATAAACGCTAAATTTGTTGAAGTTGAAATTGCAATGACTTATAAAAATTCACAAGCAACAGTTGAATATTCATTTGTAAACAATATAAATACATATGATGGTGGAACTCATGTTCAAGGGTTTAGAACATCGCTTACAAGAACTATGAATGATATTGCTAAACAATTAAATTTAGTAAAAGATAAAAAAGATGAAAATTTACAAGGTTCAGATGTTAGAGAAGGACTTGTTTCAATTATAAATATAAAATTCCCTGAACCACAATTTGAAAGTCAAACAAAATCAAAACTTGGAAGTAGTGAAGCTACATCTGCTGTATCAAGCGTAGTTTCAAGTAAGCTTAAAATGTATCTTGAAGATCATCCAAAAGAAGCACAACTTATGATTGAAAAAATGCTTCTTAGTAAAAAAGCAAGAGAGGCTGCAAAACAAGCAAGATCTATGATACTTAAAAAAAATGGATTGGAAATAAGCCCATTACCTGGAAAACTTGCAGATTGTTCATCAAAAATACCTGATGAATGTGAAATTTATATAGTTGAGGGAGATTCTGCGGGAGGTTCTGCAAAACAAGGAAGAGACAGAAAGTTTCAAGCAATATTACCGCTTAGAGGTAAAATACTTAATGTTGAAAAAGCAGGAATGCATAAAATATTAGAAAATGCAGAAATAAAATCAATGATAACAGCTTTTGGTACAAACATTGGAGATAAATTTGATATTGAAAAATTAAACTATGGAAAAATAATAATAATGACAGATGCCGACGTAGACGGGGCTCATATTAGAACATTAATGCTTACTTTTTTCTTTAGATATTTAAGAGAATTAATAAATGATGGACACGTGTATATAGCTCAACCACCTTTATATAAAATACAAGTAGGAAAGAGTATAAAATATGCATATTCAGATGATGAATTAAGAAATGTAACACAAGTTTTAGAAAAAGAAAATAGAAGATATGCAATACAAAGATATAAAGGACTTGGAGAGATGAATCCTGAACAATTGTGGGAAACAACTATGGATCCTGCAACAAGAACATTACTTAAAGTTACTTTAGAAGATGCGAGTTATGCAGATAAAATGTTTAATGTGCTTATGGGAGATAAGGTTGAACCTAGAAGACAATTTATTGAAGAACACGCGAATTATGTAAGAAACTTGGATATTTAA
- the gyrA gene encoding DNA gyrase subunit A, with protein sequence MSTKNNEKEIPVYIEDEIKASYLDYSMSVIVSRALPDVRDGLKPVHRRILFAMNELGMTSDKPFKKSARIVGEVLGKYHPHGDTAVYNSMVRMAQEFNTRYMLIDGHGNFGSIDGDSAAAMRYTEARMSKVTNELLEDINKDTINFRKNFDESLDEPEVLPAKLPNLLLNGTTGIAVGMATNIPPHNLAELCDGIIALIDNPDTSIEELMTHIKGPDFPTGAIINGKQGIYDAYKTGRGKIKVMGKADIVTSKSGKQSIIVSEIPYQVNKAKLIEKIAELAREKKIVGITDLRDESDREGIRIVIEIKKGEEPELILNRLYKYTDLETTFGVIMLALVKNIPRVLNLKQILSKYLEHRLEVITRRTQYDLDKAKRRAHILEGFRIALDNIDEIINLIKASKDANEAREKLIELYGFTEIQARAILDMRLQRLTGLERDKIEQEYNEIIALIENLQAILESEEKKYSIIKTEVIELKTNYSDKRRTQIQNIRTEIDIEDLIKEEDVVVTITNKGYVKRTQVATYKLQKRGGVGVNSTNTVENDEVQNIYTVKTLDKLLIFTDKGKAYSLKVYEIPEASKTARGKLMSNIINLVEGESVSAILNIAGASKDAELFFLTKNGIAKKCKLEYFLNINKSGLIATKLDDDDELVFVNLSEGNKDEIFIATKKGNSVRISEADVRSMGRNTRGVKAIKLHKNDSVASACIIDSVKDKEKLEVLTISQEGYGKTTALSEYKLQKRGGSGIKNFKIASKTGDVVASLIINREEDKEIMVITKDGTLIRTSISSISNYSRATSGVRVMNVRNEDLVTSVALSTEGDENND encoded by the coding sequence ATGAGCACCAAGAATAATGAAAAAGAAATCCCGGTATATATTGAAGATGAAATAAAAGCTTCATATCTTGATTATTCAATGAGTGTAATTGTAAGTCGTGCATTACCAGATGTTAGAGATGGTTTAAAACCTGTGCATAGAAGAATTTTATTTGCTATGAATGAATTAGGAATGACAAGTGATAAACCATTTAAAAAATCAGCAAGAATCGTTGGAGAAGTTTTAGGTAAGTATCACCCTCACGGAGATACAGCAGTATACAACTCAATGGTAAGAATGGCACAAGAATTTAATACAAGATATATGTTAATTGATGGGCATGGAAATTTTGGGTCGATTGACGGAGATTCAGCTGCGGCAATGAGATATACAGAAGCAAGAATGTCAAAAGTTACAAATGAATTGTTGGAAGATATAAATAAAGACACAATTAATTTTAGAAAAAACTTTGATGAAAGTTTAGATGAACCTGAAGTATTACCTGCAAAATTACCTAACTTATTATTAAACGGAACAACAGGAATAGCAGTAGGAATGGCAACTAATATACCACCTCATAATCTTGCGGAATTATGTGATGGTATAATTGCATTAATTGATAATCCTGATACAAGTATAGAAGAACTTATGACACATATAAAAGGACCTGATTTTCCAACAGGAGCAATAATAAATGGTAAACAGGGAATTTATGACGCCTATAAAACAGGTCGTGGTAAAATAAAAGTTATGGGTAAAGCTGATATAGTAACAAGTAAATCTGGAAAACAAAGTATAATTGTCAGTGAGATACCATATCAAGTGAATAAAGCAAAACTTATTGAGAAAATTGCTGAACTTGCAAGAGAAAAGAAAATAGTAGGTATAACAGATTTAAGAGATGAATCTGATAGAGAAGGTATAAGAATAGTAATAGAAATTAAAAAGGGAGAAGAACCTGAACTAATTTTAAATAGATTATATAAATATACAGATTTAGAAACAACTTTTGGAGTAATAATGCTTGCTCTTGTAAAAAATATACCAAGAGTTTTAAATTTAAAACAAATTTTATCAAAATACTTAGAACATAGATTAGAAGTTATTACAAGAAGAACTCAATATGATCTTGATAAAGCAAAAAGAAGAGCACATATATTAGAAGGATTTAGAATAGCTCTTGATAATATTGATGAAATAATAAACTTAATAAAAGCTTCGAAAGATGCAAATGAGGCACGTGAAAAACTTATAGAACTTTATGGATTTACTGAAATACAAGCAAGAGCAATACTTGATATGCGTTTACAAAGACTTACAGGTCTTGAAAGAGATAAAATAGAACAAGAATATAACGAAATAATTGCATTAATTGAAAATCTTCAAGCGATTTTAGAAAGTGAAGAAAAGAAATACTCAATAATAAAAACAGAAGTAATTGAACTTAAAACGAATTATTCAGATAAGAGAAGAACTCAAATTCAAAATATAAGAACAGAAATAGACATAGAAGATTTAATTAAAGAAGAAGATGTTGTTGTAACAATAACAAATAAAGGTTATGTAAAAAGAACACAAGTAGCAACATATAAACTTCAAAAAAGAGGTGGAGTAGGAGTAAATTCTACAAACACAGTTGAAAATGATGAAGTTCAAAATATATACACTGTTAAAACTTTAGATAAACTCCTTATTTTCACAGATAAAGGTAAGGCATATAGTCTTAAAGTTTATGAAATTCCTGAAGCAAGTAAAACTGCTAGAGGAAAATTAATGAGTAATATAATAAACCTTGTAGAAGGTGAAAGTGTAAGTGCAATATTAAATATTGCAGGAGCTTCAAAAGATGCAGAATTATTCTTCTTAACAAAAAATGGAATTGCTAAAAAATGTAAACTTGAATATTTCCTAAACATTAATAAATCAGGACTTATCGCAACTAAATTAGATGATGACGATGAGCTAGTTTTTGTAAATCTAAGTGAAGGAAATAAAGATGAAATATTTATTGCTACAAAAAAAGGAAATTCAGTTAGAATAAGTGAAGCAGATGTAAGAAGTATGGGAAGAAATACAAGAGGAGTAAAAGCTATAAAACTTCATAAAAATGATAGCGTTGCTTCAGCTTGCATAATAGATTCTGTAAAAGATAAAGAAAAATTAGAAGTATTAACTATTTCTCAAGAAGGATATGGAAAAACTACAGCACTAAGTGAATATAAATTGCAAAAAAGAGGCGGTTCAGGAATAAAGAATTTCAAAATTGCAAGTAAAACAGGAGATGTTGTAGCTTCTTTAATAATAAATAGAGAAGAAGATAAAGAAATTATGGTTATAACTAAAGATGGAACATTAATAAGAACTTCTATATCTTCAATATCAAATTATAGTAGAGCAACATCAGGTGTTAGAGTTATGAATGTCAGAAACGAGGATCTTGTAACTTCTGTTGCATTATCAACTGAAGGAGATGAAAATAATGACTAA
- the pheS gene encoding phenylalanine--tRNA ligase subunit alpha produces MENKLKQLKDFFSEKLKNVVDINELNEIKVKAFGKKGEFTNLMKEMANITPDERKVLGKLINEARSNVEELIEVTLCKIKEEIKQNRIKNETIDVSLPGRIQQTGSMHPITKTMKELKDIVSEMGFDIVDGPEIELVKYNFDALNIPKTHPSRDKTDTFYITDDTLLRTQTSPMQIRYMLEHKPPFRMVSLGKVYRPDYDISHTPMFHQIEGLMIGEDVSFSNFKAMLELIVKRIFGSDRKVRFRPHFFPFTEPSAEMDVECAMCKGSGCRLCKNTGWLEILGSGMVNNKVLEAANIDSTKYQGFAFGMGIERITMLKYGIDDLRAFYENDIRFLEQF; encoded by the coding sequence ATGGAAAATAAGTTAAAACAACTAAAAGACTTTTTTTCTGAAAAGTTAAAAAATGTAGTTGATATTAATGAATTAAACGAAATAAAAGTAAAAGCTTTTGGAAAAAAAGGTGAATTTACCAATTTAATGAAGGAAATGGCGAATATAACACCTGATGAAAGAAAAGTTTTAGGAAAACTAATAAATGAAGCCCGTTCAAATGTTGAAGAATTAATTGAGGTAACTTTATGTAAAATAAAAGAAGAAATTAAACAAAATAGAATAAAAAATGAAACTATAGATGTTTCTTTACCAGGTAGAATACAACAAACAGGAAGTATGCACCCAATAACAAAGACAATGAAAGAATTAAAAGATATAGTTTCTGAAATGGGATTTGATATAGTAGATGGTCCTGAGATAGAGTTGGTTAAGTATAATTTTGATGCACTTAATATACCTAAGACACATCCATCAAGAGACAAAACAGATACTTTCTATATCACTGATGATACATTATTAAGAACACAAACATCACCAATGCAAATTAGATATATGCTAGAACATAAACCTCCATTTAGGATGGTTTCGTTAGGGAAAGTATATAGACCTGATTATGATATATCGCATACACCTATGTTTCATCAAATAGAAGGACTTATGATAGGAGAAGATGTTTCTTTTTCAAACTTTAAGGCTATGTTAGAATTAATAGTAAAAAGAATATTTGGTTCTGATAGAAAAGTAAGATTTAGACCTCACTTTTTTCCGTTTACTGAACCTTCTGCTGAAATGGACGTTGAATGTGCTATGTGTAAGGGTTCTGGTTGTAGACTTTGCAAAAACACAGGTTGGCTTGAAATATTAGGTAGTGGTATGGTAAATAACAAAGTGCTTGAAGCAGCTAACATAGATTCTACGAAATATCAAGGATTTGCTTTTGGAATGGGAATTGAAAGAATAACAATGTTAAAATATGGTATTGATGATTTAAGAGCATTTTATGAAAATGATATTAGATTTTTAGAGCAATTTTAA
- the pheT gene encoding phenylalanine--tRNA ligase subunit beta gives MLISLNWLNEYVDIKNKSIKELENALTMIGQEVEKIENKYEYLDKVVTAKIVEYKMHEDSDHLTVCKVDNGKEILQVVCGASNHKNGDIVALAQVGTKLSPDFEIKKGKIRGVESNGMLCSQKELGLGEEHNGIIIFPQDTPIGVSLNKLLGKDDIIFELEITPNRPDCLSYIGIARELGAYYGIKVKNPSCKIKEESTKANNIDVKINDEKLSKRYVARIIENVKVGPSPKWLKDKLESLGMKSINNIVDASNFVMLEQNQPNHIFDLDKLSSNSIEVDTATYKEKFITLDNQELELDNQDIVIKANGKAVALAGVMGGLNTCVDDNTKNILLEVAHFNSQNIRKTSRKYTIISESSYRFERRVDSSNLHNVVNRLANVIQEVAGGQILYSIKEDVKIIDKALVSTLNLERLYRFVGKVIDKSTVIKILENLEIKVVDLGDNLELIAPSFRADLVNEQDYFEEIIRMYGFDNIENVLPRLDINKNRVVDTTKLNYIIKEICSNLGLREVINYSFIPKKALELIKTEIDETNIIEIENPITEDFAIMRSNLMYSLLKNVKDNFNKSFTNIRFFEVSKVFEKLNDKITETENLAVVLAGATDKNIYDKGTSYDFYDIKGIFEKIFEKLGINSYRLFRSESNKLHPGRSADIFIGKEKLASFGEIHPDIQENFGLENKAVMYLEVNILKLSKYIKNAIKYKTLSKYQSTTRDLALVAREEVLIGDVLKAVEKIDPIVQKVELFDIYRGIGVELGYKSFAISILMRDANKTLEEKDINAVLEKIKEKLSKDFGAILRQ, from the coding sequence ATGTTAATTTCACTTAATTGGTTAAACGAGTACGTTGACATAAAAAATAAAAGTATAAAAGAATTAGAAAATGCCTTAACCATGATAGGTCAAGAAGTAGAAAAAATAGAAAATAAATACGAATATCTTGATAAGGTTGTTACAGCTAAAATTGTTGAATATAAAATGCATGAAGATTCAGATCACTTAACTGTTTGTAAAGTGGATAATGGCAAAGAAATATTACAAGTAGTTTGTGGTGCAAGTAATCATAAAAATGGGGACATTGTAGCTCTTGCACAAGTGGGTACTAAACTTTCTCCTGATTTTGAAATAAAAAAAGGAAAAATTAGAGGTGTTGAATCAAATGGGATGTTATGTTCTCAAAAAGAACTAGGACTTGGAGAAGAACATAATGGAATAATAATATTTCCACAAGATACCCCTATAGGAGTATCACTTAATAAACTTTTAGGTAAAGATGACATAATTTTTGAGCTTGAAATAACTCCTAATAGACCGGATTGTTTATCATATATAGGAATTGCAAGAGAACTTGGTGCATATTATGGGATTAAAGTTAAAAATCCAAGTTGTAAAATAAAAGAAGAAAGTACTAAAGCAAATAATATAGATGTAAAAATAAATGATGAAAAATTATCAAAAAGATATGTTGCAAGAATAATTGAAAATGTAAAAGTTGGACCTTCACCAAAATGGTTAAAAGATAAACTTGAGTCATTAGGTATGAAAAGTATTAATAATATAGTTGATGCTTCTAATTTTGTTATGTTAGAACAAAATCAACCAAATCATATATTTGATTTAGATAAATTAAGTTCTAATAGTATTGAAGTAGATACTGCAACATATAAAGAAAAGTTTATTACTTTAGATAATCAAGAATTGGAATTAGATAACCAAGATATTGTAATTAAAGCAAATGGTAAAGCAGTAGCACTTGCAGGTGTTATGGGTGGACTTAATACTTGTGTAGATGACAATACAAAAAATATTTTATTAGAAGTTGCACATTTTAATTCACAAAACATTAGAAAAACATCAAGAAAATATACAATAATTTCAGAATCATCATATAGATTTGAAAGAAGAGTAGATAGTTCTAATTTACATAATGTGGTAAATAGACTTGCAAATGTAATACAAGAAGTTGCAGGAGGACAAATACTTTATAGTATAAAAGAAGATGTTAAAATTATTGACAAAGCTTTGGTTTCAACATTAAATTTAGAAAGACTATATAGATTTGTCGGAAAAGTAATTGATAAATCAACTGTAATAAAAATATTAGAAAATCTTGAAATTAAGGTAGTTGATTTAGGAGATAATTTAGAGCTTATTGCACCAAGTTTTAGAGCAGATTTAGTAAATGAACAAGATTATTTTGAAGAAATAATAAGAATGTACGGTTTTGATAACATAGAAAATGTATTACCTAGATTAGATATTAATAAAAATAGAGTGGTAGATACAACAAAATTGAATTATATTATAAAAGAAATATGTTCAAATTTAGGATTAAGAGAAGTCATTAATTATAGTTTTATACCTAAAAAAGCATTAGAACTTATAAAAACAGAAATAGATGAAACGAATATTATTGAAATAGAAAATCCTATTACAGAAGATTTTGCAATTATGAGATCAAATTTAATGTACAGTCTTTTAAAAAATGTTAAGGATAATTTTAATAAAAGTTTTACAAATATTAGATTTTTTGAAGTTAGTAAAGTTTTTGAAAAATTAAATGATAAAATTACTGAAACTGAAAATCTAGCAGTAGTTCTTGCAGGAGCAACTGATAAGAATATCTATGATAAGGGAACTAGTTACGATTTTTATGATATTAAAGGTATTTTTGAAAAAATATTTGAAAAACTTGGAATTAATTCATATAGATTATTTAGATCTGAAAGTAATAAATTACACCCTGGAAGATCTGCTGATATTTTTATAGGCAAAGAAAAGTTAGCAAGTTTTGGAGAAATACACCCTGATATACAAGAAAATTTTGGACTTGAAAATAAAGCAGTAATGTATTTGGAAGTTAATATTTTAAAATTATCAAAATACATAAAAAATGCAATAAAATATAAGACTCTTAGTAAATATCAATCAACAACAAGAGATTTAGCTTTAGTTGCAAGGGAAGAAGTTTTAATTGGAGATGTACTAAAAGCAGTTGAAAAAATTGATCCAATAGTACAAAAAGTTGAATTATTTGACATATATAGAGGTATAGGAGTTGAATTAGGTTATAAGAGTTTTGCAATATCAATACTTATGAGAGATGCAAATAAAACTCTTGAAGAAAAAGATATAAATGCTGTACTTGAAAAAATTAAAGAAAAATTAAGTAAGGATTTTGGAGCAATATTAAGACAATAA
- a CDS encoding HAD family hydrolase, which produces MTNIIEKIKEDGAYAVFDCDETIINGDVGRITVKYQLEYDEYILTPEEIKQKLLLMYPDLEEGILNLDMKTNFIALSDKIYSKYEKDISLLLIEGMTSDEVYNLTKKSIKAYPNDLTKRIEMENLFNLLRENNIEIYICSASQKDMVNVAADIYGIPRENVRAVNLKMDNNNKYIYEETGIVTRGVGKIESIKSLGKKEHPVLIAGDSDGDYAMLNYFKIKHGMIINPKENTKVKYLVDNVTYFEYRI; this is translated from the coding sequence ATGACAAATATTATAGAAAAAATAAAAGAAGATGGAGCATATGCTGTATTTGATTGTGATGAGACAATAATAAATGGTGATGTAGGAAGAATTACAGTTAAATATCAATTAGAGTATGATGAATATATTTTAACTCCTGAAGAAATAAAACAAAAATTACTTTTGATGTATCCTGATTTAGAAGAAGGTATCTTAAATTTAGATATGAAAACTAATTTTATAGCTCTTTCAGATAAAATATATTCAAAATATGAAAAAGATATTAGTTTGCTTCTTATAGAAGGTATGACAAGTGATGAAGTATATAATTTAACTAAAAAGAGTATAAAAGCTTATCCTAATGATTTAACAAAAAGAATTGAAATGGAAAATCTTTTTAATTTATTAAGAGAAAATAATATTGAAATATATATATGTTCTGCATCACAAAAAGATATGGTAAATGTAGCAGCAGATATTTATGGTATTCCAAGAGAAAATGTTAGAGCAGTAAATTTAAAAATGGATAATAACAATAAATATATCTATGAAGAAACGGGTATAGTAACAAGAGGAGTTGGCAAAATAGAAAGTATAAAATCTTTAGGTAAAAAAGAACATCCTGTTTTAATAGCTGGAGATAGTGATGGAGATTATGCAATGTTAAATTATTTTAAAATAAAACATGGTATGATTATTAATCCTAAAGAGAATACAAAAGTTAAGTATTTAGTTGACAATGTTACATATTTTGAGTATAGAATATAG